From one Danio rerio strain Tuebingen ecotype United States chromosome 19, GRCz12tu, whole genome shotgun sequence genomic stretch:
- the kcnk9 gene encoding potassium channel subfamily K member 9 isoform X1, whose product MFYAVLGIPLTLVMFQSLGERMNTFVKYLLKRIKKCCGMRITEVSMENMVTVGFFSCMGTLCIGAAAFSQYEDWSFFQSYYYCFITLTTIGFGDFVALQKNKALQKKPLYVAFSFMYILVGLTVIGAFLNLVVLRFLTMNSEDERRDAEERASLAGNRSSMIIHIQEDTLQRSRRRREQQQNRYRPEVTDLQSVCSCMHYHSHEFGSSVGLGLGLGGGGGGAFPQQNSFGSQLSPHPYHHYHSTVSYRIEEISPSTLKNSFLPSPISSISPGLHSFAENLRLMRRRKSI is encoded by the coding sequence ATGTTTTACGCCGTGCTGGGGATCCCGCTCACGCTGGTGATGTTCCAGAGCCTCGGCGAGCGGATGAACACCTTCGTCAAGTACTTGCTAAAGCGCATCAAGAAGTGCTGCGGGATGCGCATCACAGAGGTGTCCATGGAGAACATGGTAACAGTGGGCTTCTTCTCTTGCATGGGCACGCTCTGCATCGGCGCTGCCGCATTTTCCCAGTACGAGGACTGGAGCTTCTTCCAGTCCTATTACTATTGTTTCATAACACTCACCACTATTGGCTTCGGGGACTTCGTGGCCCTCCAGAAGAACAAAGCCCTGCAGAAAAAGCCTCTTTACGTGGCGTTCAGCTTCATGTACATCCTAGTGGGGCTGACGGTCATCGGGGCCTTCCTCAATCTGGTGGTGCTACGCTTCTTGACCATGAACAGCGAGGACGAGCGACGGGATGCTGAGGAGAGGGCGTCCCTGGCGGGGAACCGCAGTAGCATGATCATCCACATCCAAGAAGACACGCTTCAGAGGAGTCGGCGGAGGCGAGAACAGCAGCAGAACCGCTACCGTCCCGAAGTCACCGATCTCCAGTCGGTTTGCTCCTGCATGCACTACCACTCGCATGAGTTCGGGAGCTCGGTCGGCCTCGGGTTGGGATTGGGAGGAGGTGGCGGAGGTGCGTTTCCGCAGCAGAACTCATTCGGCTCGCAGTTGAGCCCGCATCCGTACCATCACTACCACTCAACGGTGTCCTACCGCATCGAGGAGATCTCACCGAGCACCTTGAAAAACAGCTTCCTTCCTTCCCCGATCAGCTCCATCTCTCCTGGGCTGCACAGCTTCGCGGAAAACCTCCGGCTTATGAGACGACGCAAGtccatctga